Proteins encoded together in one Impatiens glandulifera chromosome 1, dImpGla2.1, whole genome shotgun sequence window:
- the LOC124938123 gene encoding keratin, type II cytoskeletal 1-like: MMSIERQINLDNHCEIMESMELFKNQLIEIKGSLRRTDTERLEYADSIARKFQAEENAKVAAEKEQSRITQGEPSRRGDGVSTSNRSKGGGRSGGDRGGRSSSGGRGGQSGSDRGGRTSGGDRGGRSSGSGHGGRALPPFCNLLTGQEITGEGMSYEGTRFPIDP, encoded by the exons ATGATGAGTATTGAAAGAcaaatcaatcttgataatcaTTGTGAGATCATGGAATCAATGGAATTATTCAAGAATCAACTGATTGAAATTAAAGGCAGCCTGAGAAGAACTGATACTGAAAGGTTGGAGTATGCcgactccattgcaaggaaatttcaagctGAAGAGAATGCGAAAGTTGCTGCGGAAAAAGAACAATCTCGTATCACCCAAGGTGAGCCTAGTAGAAGAGGTGACGGTGTATCAACCAGCAACAGATCTAA gggtggaggtcgaagcggtggtgatcgcggAGGCCGAAGCAGTAGTGGTGGTCGTGGTGGGCAATCTGGTAGTGATCGTGGAGGTCGTACTAgtggcggtgatcgtggtgggagaTCCAGTGGAAGCGGTCATGGTGGTCGCGCTCTTCCTCCTTTTTGCAATCTGTTAACCGGTCAAGAGATAACGGGTGAAGGGATGAGCTATGAAGGAACTCGTTTTCCTATCGATCCttga